The following nucleotide sequence is from Pseudobutyrivibrio ruminis HUN009.
TAAAGGAGACAGCCACAGCCCTTGCGGCAGGAGATTTATCAGCTAAGGTCGATTTAAATGGAATGCCTTTGTTTTTGGCAGAGCACGCCATAGCAATGAATCAAATTGGTGATGGTATCAATGTAGCTCTTGATGAGCGAACAAAAAGCGAGAGAATGAAGACCGAACTTATCACAAATGTCTCTCACGACATTAAGACTCCTCTTACATCTATCATTAACTATGTGGACTTGCTCAACAAAGAAAAGATTGATAATGAAAAGGCAAAGGAATATTTAGGAGTCCTTAGTCGCCAGTCAGCCCGTTTAAAAAAGCTAATAGAAGATTTAATAGAAGCATCAAAAGCATCTACGGGAAATATTACATTTACCATGGAAAAAATAAATGCTGTTGTTCTTTTAAATCAATCGATAGGTGAATTTAGCGAAAGACTAGAAGCTGGCAAGATTACAGTGGTAACAGATTTTCCAGCAGATGACATCTTCCTTATGGCGGACAATCGATATCTTTGGAGAGTTTTTGATAACCTTATGTCCAACATCGTGAAATATGCGCAACCGGATACAAGAGCGTATATTGATTTGAAGAGAGTAGAAGGCAAAGTCAGATTTAGCTTTAGAAACACATCAAAAAATGAGTTAAACATTTCAGCAGATGAGCTTATGGAACGTTTTGTTCGTGGTGACAAGTCTCGTTTTACAGATGGAAATGGCCTAGGCCTTTCAATTGCAAAGAGCTTAACAGAATCTATGGGAGGCACATTATCCCTTGAGATTGATGGAGATTTGTTTAAAGCAATAGTTGAATTTGACGAGCTTAAAACAGAAGAATAAAAATAATAAACTTAACCTGTTAATTTGTGGCAAAACCTATCCGATATAATATGTGGAGAATGAAAAAGGAGGGTTTTGATGAGTACGATTAATAATTCATATGAGTATTATCAGAGTAGTCAAGGTCTGCTTTCAATGTTAAATAGTAAAAAAAGTGGAAATGCTCTTATTGACCAAATCATTTCAAACAATGATTTGAAATTCCAGCGCAAGATGGAATCTATGGGGCTTTCATCTAACAGCTCCAACAGCAAATACAAAAATGTTGATAAGGCTGCTACAAATCTTTTAGATGCTCTTTCAAAGCTTGATGATAAATCTTTATATGAGGCAGAGTCAGGAAAAGAATACGACAATGCTGAATTATTAAAAGGTGTTACTAATTTTGTAACAGCTTACAACAGCACTGTTACAAATCTGACTTCATGTGGCGGTACATTATACAATACATTCCAATCAGAGTTCTTGGAGGCTTATAAAGCAAAGGCTGAGGATTTTGCAAATATTGGAATTACAATGAGCAGCGATAACAAGCTTGTAATCGACCAGGAAAAGCTCGCAGCAGCAAAGCCAGAGGATATCAAGACTCTTCTTGGTAGTACCTCTTCATATTACAAAAACATTGCTAGCACAGTTGATTCTATTGACACAATAGTCAATAAGGCTATGGCACTAAGCTCAGGAACTTATAGTTCGAGTGGCTTGATGCTTTAAACGATATTAAGGATATCAAAAGGTTCATGGATGAAATAACAATCATTCATGAACCTTATTTTATTAGTAAGATTTAGGAGAAAGCTATGGAGATTTCGTTTGATTTAGGAACTATGAGTTTCAAAAATAATAGTATAGAGGGGCAAACGGTATCAGCACATTTGACGAATGTGGTTAGAAAATTACAGGAGGAAGCCTCTGATTCAAATAGCAAGGAAGATTCCAAACTAATGGAAAAAATTCAGGCCAAAATAAAAAGCGGAAAAAAGCTTACAAAAAAAGAAGAGTCATATTTGAAAGAACATAATCCAGAACTCTATCAGCAATATCTTAGGATAAGAAGAATGGCTGAAAACTTGGAGCATCAGCTGAAGACTGCTCAGTCTAAAGAAGAGGTTAACGATATTATTTTCTTTGCTTACAACAGTATTTCAGATAAAGATGAATATAAAACAGCTATAATTGCAGCCTTGGATGAAGTGGTAAGGGAATTCAAAAAGACAGATGCATATGCTAGTTTGCCTAGCAATAATGATGAAATAGAAGAGGTAAGAAAATCTAATAGAAACAAGGGCGAGGGCTTGGATGCCGAGGATGAAAATGCTAGTATAGGGGAAGATGATTTTGATGTTATGGCATGGTCTCCTTTACAAGAAGTAATAGATTCTATGCCGACTCTGGATTTACAGTCTTAGCGGAGGATAATAATGACTAAAATACTTTTTGTTTGCCATGGTTTTATATTATAGGTTTTTTCTGAAACCCTGTAATATCAAGCTTGAGGGGCATAATGAATAATACTTTATACCAGGTTTATACCTGTATATTTATGGATAAAAATATTTTTGTGGAGGGGCTTTTCTTTAGCAATAAATAATTGACAACTGATAATTTATAAGTTATCATATTTTTAGATAACGAATAAGTTATCATTAGGAAGAGGAATAATATTGTACGAAATAATCTTTTACGAGGATAAGGATGGTAAATCACAAGTATATGACTTTATTCGTGAATTAACATCTAAAAAGGGAAAGGATGCACGAATTAACGCAAACAAAGTGAATGATTATATTCAATCATTAGCAACCTATGGTACATATATAGGAGAACCTGTTTGCAAGCATCTGGATGGAGAAATATGGGAATTAAGGCCGCTAAGTAATAGAATTTTATTTGCAGCATTGGTAAATGGAAGATTCATTTTATTACACCAGTTTCCCAAGAAAACACAGAAGACACCAAAGCGCGAGATAGAGCAGGCAAAGCGAGAGTTGGCGGATTATTTGGAGAGGAATGAACAGATATGAGTAAAACATGGAATGAAGTAAGAAGCGAATTATTTACACCTGAAGAAATTGCGGAAAGTGATTTAAGGGTTGCTCTTATGGGCGAGTTAGTTAAAGCTCGTAAGGAACAAGGAATATCGCAGCGTAAATTAGAAGAACTAAGTGGTGTTAAGCAGCCTGTTATAGCAAGAATCGAAAATGGAAGTAGCAATCCGCAGCTTGAAACTATTATTAAGTTGTTAGCAGCATTGGGTAAGACTTTAGCGGTTGTTCCTATGAAATAGTGTGAATAGAATAGTGGATATGGAATGGACTACTGTATAATGCGGTAGTCTTTTTGTTTGTAAATAATATTTTATAATTTGTTATTGTGTATACAATTAAAAACGGCTAAAATAAAAATGTGGATTATGAAAAATGTTTTTTGGGAAGGACTTGAACGGGGATGAGTTATGAGGCAAGCTTGTTGACAAGACAAGACAAGACAAGACAAAACAAGACAAGACAAGACAAGACAAGACAAGACAAGACAAGACAAGACAAGACAAGATTAGGTTTATTGCGCCTAATTATATAAATATTGATTTATTAAGTTCGAAAATAAGCTGTGGTAAAACATGGTTACAATTTTCGGACTTTTTTTGTTGTGTAAAGGTAAGAGATGGCTGAATGATGGGTGAAAATATGGTTGGGAGTAATTGATGTAATAAGAGTTTCATATATGGTAATTGTTAAGAAAATGCAGAAGTTTTAGCATTTTTGAAGATACATATACGAATAGCTAAAAATGTGAATTATGAAAGGGGATATTAGCTTATGAGATTAAAGAAAAAAATATTGGGCATTATAGTTTGCTTTGCGCTAGTGTTGAGCTTGATGCCAGGGATGGGTATGACTGCGCATGCGGATAATACCGAGACACTGCTGACCACCATTATAGCCAAAAATACAACAACCTACGATGAAACGGAAGCAGGAGTCGTTATAGTTTCACATAATAATGACGATTATACTGATGGCTTAGGATGGCTGTGGAATGCTGCTGCTGGTACTCTGAAAGTTACAGGCCGTGAAGGGTACACTTTCACCAAAGTTATATTCAAACAAGCTTCTCGTTCTGTCGCAGTTGCAAGTGAGCCATTTGAACTTCATTTTGTTGAAGATACCTATCATGGGAAGTATATGTGTGAAGAAAATAATGATATGAATGGCGTCACATCGATCGAGGTTTATGGATATGCTACTCAAACCACTGTTGCGGTTACGGACGTATCTCTTAATAAAAATTCTACTGCTCTGACTGTAGGAGATACAGAAACACTGACAGCAACAGTTAGCCCGGATGGTGCTTCGAATAAGTCTGTTACATGGTCTAGTGATAATACAAGTGTTGCAACAGTTGATGCCAACGGTAAGGTAACTGCTGTTAGTTCAGGTACTGCAAACATAACAGCGACTACAACAGATGGAAGCAAGACGGCAACATGTGCGGTTACAGTAAATGCAACATCTTCAGGTGGAGATTCTTCTGACAGCGGAAACAGTGGCTCATCCGAGAGTGGTAGTACTTCAGGTGGTAGTACAGACAGTGGTTCCTCATCAGGTTCTTCTAGTAGTTCAAATACAAGCAGTGGAACATCAAGCAACTCAAGCTCAAGCACACCAGCTCCTGCAACAGTTCCATACGAAAATGTTGCAATTAGCACAGGTGCTGTAAATGACATCACAGGAACAGCTGCCGCAACAGCAGAGAAGAATCCTTTTGGAACAAAGATTGAAAACAATGATAACTTAACCACACTTTTATCTCTTACCCCAGAAGAGGTGGCACAGGGCGTTAATGTGTGGCTTGATATTCAGGATATGAGTGCTACAGTGCCTCAGGCTGATAAGGATTTGGTACAAAGTGCATCAAATGATTTTACAGTAGGTATGTATTTAGACATTAACCTTTTCAAAAAGGTTGGTGGTAATGCAGCCACAAAGATAACTGAAACAAATGGCACAGTAAAGGCAAGCATTCTTATTCCAGAAAGCCTGTGGAAGGCTGGCAGAAACTTTGAAATCATCCGTGTACATGATGGTGTACCAACAGTTATTTCAGGTACTTATGATGAGAACACCCACGTATTCACCTTTGAAACAGATAAGTTCTCAACATACGCACTAGCTTACAATGATTCAGCAGTGGCAGGCAGTACATCAAATAGCACTCAGTCTTCTGCACCAAGAACAGGAGACAATAATCATCTTGGAGTATGGTATTTGCTTCTAGCAGTTTCTCTTGGAGGTTTAGGATACCTTGGATATACAAAGAAGAAAAGAGTTAACAAATAAAACAGCATAAAAGGTAATCATTCAAATAGCTGTGCCCTATACGGCATAGCCATTTGTCCTGTAGGTGACATGATAAAAGACAGATTAGACTTATTAAAAAACAAAATAAAGTGGATATGTCAAAATATACTTAGTGGCAATAAAAAAGAAAAAATATCCTTGCTGCTTAGTGTAGTACTTGTAATATTAGCTATAGTCAGCATAACAAAAATAATCCAAATTCACGCTGCCGAAGCTAAGCAAGAGAAAGAAATCCAAGCCTTGCAGGAAGAATATATTTCCAACTCATCCGACAAGAATGAGTTGACTGATAAACCAGCTACTAGCTCTTCTGAAACAGATGAAGCCACAGAAGATGATCCTAATGTCTGGTATCATGACATTGATGTAGATTTAGCAGGTTTAAAAAAGCTGAACCCTGATATTGTGGGGTGGATTTATTTTGAAGGTGATGTAGGTATTAGCTATCCACTTCTTTACTCCGGGGATGATTATTATTTAAAGCATAATTACCAGAAAGAAGAAGAGTCGGCAGGCTCTATTTACATAGATAAGAATAACAATCCAGATTTAAGCGAGGCACATACCTTAATCTACGGTCATAATATGCGAAATCTATCTATGTTTGGAAAACTAAGATACTACAAGACAGACGAGGATTACTTAGATGACAACAAATATTTCCAGCTAATTACAGAGTCAGGTGCTTATCGCTATGAAATATTTGCCTATAAGGATGTTAGTACCCTCACTGGTGGCATCTATACCACATGGAAGTATGTGGATGATGATTTTAAGGAGTTTGTAGAGGATACTATATGTCAAGGTAGCTACGTGGATGCAGATATAGACGTTGATGATGAGACACATATTGTTACATTGTCTACTTGTTCCTATGATTCAGATGTGCGCTTTACGGTAAGCGCTGTGAGGGTAGATGAGCATGAGTAAAATCCACGAAAAGTAAATTATTTGAGATTGTCATGATTTTCCATTAATTGAAGTTA
It contains:
- a CDS encoding type II toxin-antitoxin system RelE/ParE family toxin, with the protein product MYEIIFYEDKDGKSQVYDFIRELTSKKGKDARINANKVNDYIQSLATYGTYIGEPVCKHLDGEIWELRPLSNRILFAALVNGRFILLHQFPKKTQKTPKREIEQAKRELADYLERNEQI
- a CDS encoding helix-turn-helix domain-containing protein; translated protein: MSKTWNEVRSELFTPEEIAESDLRVALMGELVKARKEQGISQRKLEELSGVKQPVIARIENGSSNPQLETIIKLLAALGKTLAVVPMK
- a CDS encoding Ig-like domain-containing protein, with the protein product MRLKKKILGIIVCFALVLSLMPGMGMTAHADNTETLLTTIIAKNTTTYDETEAGVVIVSHNNDDYTDGLGWLWNAAAGTLKVTGREGYTFTKVIFKQASRSVAVASEPFELHFVEDTYHGKYMCEENNDMNGVTSIEVYGYATQTTVAVTDVSLNKNSTALTVGDTETLTATVSPDGASNKSVTWSSDNTSVATVDANGKVTAVSSGTANITATTTDGSKTATCAVTVNATSSGGDSSDSGNSGSSESGSTSGGSTDSGSSSGSSSSSNTSSGTSSNSSSSTPAPATVPYENVAISTGAVNDITGTAAATAEKNPFGTKIENNDNLTTLLSLTPEEVAQGVNVWLDIQDMSATVPQADKDLVQSASNDFTVGMYLDINLFKKVGGNAATKITETNGTVKASILIPESLWKAGRNFEIIRVHDGVPTVISGTYDENTHVFTFETDKFSTYALAYNDSAVAGSTSNSTQSSAPRTGDNNHLGVWYLLLAVSLGGLGYLGYTKKKRVNK
- a CDS encoding class B sortase, which codes for MLLSVVLVILAIVSITKIIQIHAAEAKQEKEIQALQEEYISNSSDKNELTDKPATSSSETDEATEDDPNVWYHDIDVDLAGLKKLNPDIVGWIYFEGDVGISYPLLYSGDDYYLKHNYQKEEESAGSIYIDKNNNPDLSEAHTLIYGHNMRNLSMFGKLRYYKTDEDYLDDNKYFQLITESGAYRYEIFAYKDVSTLTGGIYTTWKYVDDDFKEFVEDTICQGSYVDADIDVDDETHIVTLSTCSYDSDVRFTVSAVRVDEHE